A genomic window from Thiomicrorhabdus sp. includes:
- the trpS gene encoding tryptophan--tRNA ligase, producing the protein MSNKPILFSGIQPSGDLMIGNYIGSIKNWVKMQDDYNCLFSLVNMHAITVEQDPKDLLKRSLDFVALYLASGIDPEKSTVFIQSHVPEHAELAWVLNCSTYMGELNRMTQFKDKSQKHAQNINVGLFDYPVLMAADILLYQAEMVPVGADQKQHLELTRDLAIRYNNRFDKELFKVPEPFIPPSTSGGRIMSLQDPLSKMSKSDENKDSLIALLDEPKTIIKKFKKAVTDSGNEIYYDPENKPGVSNLLTIYSVISGKSIDEVVQHFEGKMYGHLKVELGELVVDYLQPIQQNFHEIRNDEAHLRAILKQGAERAREQAQATLRSVHETIGFVLP; encoded by the coding sequence ATGAGCAATAAACCCATTCTTTTCAGCGGCATTCAACCATCTGGCGACCTTATGATCGGTAACTACATCGGTTCGATTAAGAATTGGGTCAAAATGCAGGACGATTACAACTGTCTGTTCTCACTGGTAAACATGCACGCCATCACGGTAGAACAAGATCCGAAAGACTTACTGAAACGCTCTTTGGATTTCGTCGCCCTCTATTTGGCATCCGGCATTGATCCGGAAAAAAGCACCGTTTTTATACAATCACATGTCCCGGAACATGCCGAACTTGCCTGGGTATTGAATTGCTCGACCTATATGGGTGAATTGAACCGCATGACGCAGTTTAAGGATAAATCGCAAAAACATGCGCAAAATATCAATGTCGGTCTGTTCGACTATCCGGTCCTGATGGCAGCCGACATTCTGCTCTATCAGGCAGAAATGGTACCGGTCGGCGCCGATCAGAAGCAACACCTAGAACTGACTCGTGATCTTGCGATACGTTACAACAATCGCTTCGACAAAGAGTTATTTAAAGTTCCGGAACCCTTCATCCCACCTTCGACTTCCGGTGGACGCATTATGAGTTTGCAGGATCCTTTATCCAAAATGTCCAAATCGGATGAAAACAAGGACAGCCTCATCGCGCTTCTCGACGAGCCTAAAACCATCATCAAAAAATTCAAAAAAGCGGTCACCGACTCCGGAAACGAAATTTATTACGACCCGGAAAACAAACCAGGAGTTTCCAACCTGCTGACCATCTATTCGGTTATCAGTGGTAAAAGTATTGATGAAGTTGTGCAGCACTTTGAAGGCAAAATGTATGGACACCTTAAAGTTGAACTGGGTGAATTGGTCGTCGATTACCTGCAACCCATTCAGCAAAACTTCCATGAGATCCGCAACGATGAGGCACACTTGCGCGCCATTCTGAAACAAGGAGCCGAGCGAGCCAGAGAACAAGCGCAAGCAACCCTGCGAAGCGTTCACGAAACCATCGGATTCGTCCTGCCTTAA
- a CDS encoding isoprenylcysteine carboxylmethyltransferase family protein: MPTKIRHPFISFSLVFLQFALIAVLLLLLPLKNSNPTYLVQLLSILLGLWAVKTMHLGHFNIIPDPMPDIELVTTGPYQWIRHPMYASILLFFLPMIIEHFSAINGAIYLLLGATLLIKLSYEERLLTETLNDYAIYQSRTSRLLPKIY, encoded by the coding sequence ATGCCGACCAAAATCCGCCACCCTTTCATCTCATTCAGTCTGGTCTTCCTTCAATTTGCTCTCATTGCGGTTTTACTTCTCCTTTTACCATTGAAAAACTCGAATCCAACCTATCTTGTCCAACTCCTCTCAATACTTCTCGGGCTGTGGGCGGTGAAAACCATGCATCTTGGCCACTTTAATATCATTCCTGACCCCATGCCGGATATCGAGCTGGTCACTACCGGACCGTACCAATGGATTCGCCATCCGATGTATGCATCCATTCTGCTGTTTTTTCTGCCGATGATTATCGAACACTTCAGTGCGATCAACGGTGCTATTTACTTGCTACTGGGAGCAACATTGCTGATCAAACTAAGCTATGAAGAGCGCTTACTGACAGAAACATTAAACGACTATGCGATTTATCAGAGCCGAACGTCCCGGCTTCTACCGAAAATTTATTGA
- the pcnB gene encoding polynucleotide adenylyltransferase PcnB: MQRIIRKISAFFSRSSHNPLPPGANRQPDILKRQQHNISRNSIDKNALDVLYGLKRANFEAYLVGGGVRDLLLGLEPKDFDVVTNAEPEQIKRVFKHRCRLIGRRFRLAHVRFGRNVIEVATFRGSGEGESKGKRLGFGHKTQGQSREVDESGRLVRDNIYGTIDEDVWRRDFTVNALYYDIKDFSILDYAGGLQDIEKGQLRLIGDPATRYREDPVRLIRAVRFAAKLGFRIEHETEAPIEPLGHLLKDVSHARMFEEVLKLFHSGVALEVLEKLRHYDLFGYLFPMTDEMLDQAEDSNARQLVLEALKSTDRRINSNMTVNPSFLFAAMLWGPLIRRRAQHLESGLNHQDALFAAANDVLEQQIRCTAIPKRFSAQVRDIWGLQFRLPNRHGDRAQKLMEHPRFRAAYDFMGIRAASGEADLQAVFDWWTEYQEKEPVERIAFANEVKKNKPKKRTRRNRNFYRKRSQSGSQNGTESQ; this comes from the coding sequence ATGCAACGAATTATTCGTAAAATCAGTGCCTTCTTCTCGCGATCCTCGCACAATCCGCTTCCGCCAGGCGCCAACCGACAACCGGATATTCTCAAACGACAGCAACACAATATTTCCCGCAATTCGATTGATAAAAATGCTTTGGATGTTTTATACGGTTTGAAGCGGGCCAATTTCGAAGCCTATCTGGTTGGCGGCGGAGTCCGGGATCTTTTGTTGGGACTGGAACCAAAAGATTTTGATGTCGTGACCAATGCGGAACCTGAACAGATCAAACGGGTTTTCAAACATCGTTGCCGGCTGATCGGGAGAAGATTTCGCCTCGCTCATGTCCGTTTTGGCCGCAATGTGATCGAAGTTGCGACTTTTCGCGGTAGCGGTGAAGGGGAGTCCAAAGGAAAGCGTCTCGGCTTCGGGCACAAAACACAGGGACAGAGTCGCGAGGTTGACGAGTCCGGTCGCTTGGTAAGAGATAATATTTACGGAACGATTGATGAAGATGTCTGGCGTCGTGACTTTACCGTCAACGCGCTTTATTACGATATCAAAGATTTCAGTATTCTCGATTATGCCGGCGGTTTGCAGGATATCGAAAAAGGCCAGTTGCGTCTGATCGGCGATCCGGCTACCCGTTATCGGGAAGATCCCGTAAGACTGATTCGCGCGGTGCGTTTTGCCGCTAAATTGGGATTCAGGATTGAACATGAAACCGAAGCGCCGATTGAACCCTTGGGGCATCTGTTAAAAGATGTTTCGCATGCGCGCATGTTCGAAGAGGTGCTGAAATTGTTCCATAGCGGTGTTGCCTTAGAAGTGCTGGAAAAACTGCGTCATTATGATCTTTTCGGCTACCTGTTCCCGATGACTGATGAAATGCTTGATCAGGCAGAAGACTCAAACGCACGCCAGCTGGTTTTGGAAGCGCTGAAAAGCACAGACCGGCGGATTAATTCAAATATGACGGTAAATCCGTCGTTTTTGTTTGCGGCGATGTTATGGGGGCCTTTGATACGCAGACGAGCCCAGCATTTGGAAAGCGGCCTGAATCATCAGGATGCTTTGTTTGCTGCTGCCAACGATGTGCTTGAGCAGCAAATTCGCTGTACTGCGATTCCCAAACGCTTCAGCGCACAGGTTCGGGATATCTGGGGATTGCAGTTCCGCTTACCAAATCGGCACGGTGACCGCGCTCAGAAGTTAATGGAACATCCCCGTTTCCGGGCGGCATACGACTTTATGGGGATTCGGGCCGCTTCCGGCGAGGCGGATTTGCAGGCCGTTTTTGATTGGTGGACTGAATATCAGGAAAAAGAACCGGTAGAGCGGATTGCCTTTGCTAATGAAGTGAAAAAAAACAAGCCTAAAAAACGAACTCGCCGGAATCGAAATTTCTATCGCAAGCGCAGTCAGAGCGGTTCGCAAAACGGTACTGAATCTCAATGA
- the folK gene encoding 2-amino-4-hydroxy-6-hydroxymethyldihydropteridine diphosphokinase encodes MIHRVYIGLGSNLDHPVGQLQEALNALRHLPDTRVQAVSSFYGSTPLGPQDQPDFINAVAELRTALSPEALLDALQAIETHQGRIKKRHWGERLIDLDILLYDELNFAGERLTIPHPQLALRDFVLVPLHELDSELNVPGCGSIQSLMDGLKTSYLKPLVKFNSSDDITDH; translated from the coding sequence ATGATTCACCGGGTTTATATCGGTTTAGGCAGTAATCTTGATCACCCCGTCGGACAATTGCAAGAGGCATTAAATGCCTTGCGGCATTTGCCCGATACCCGGGTGCAAGCCGTTTCTTCTTTTTATGGCTCCACACCATTAGGTCCGCAGGACCAACCTGATTTCATCAACGCTGTTGCCGAGTTGCGCACGGCATTGTCGCCGGAAGCGCTTCTGGATGCATTGCAGGCGATAGAAACTCATCAGGGGCGAATCAAAAAACGCCATTGGGGCGAGCGTCTGATCGACCTGGATATTCTGCTGTACGATGAACTGAATTTTGCAGGCGAGCGGTTGACGATTCCGCACCCGCAGCTTGCTTTACGGGATTTTGTTCTGGTTCCGTTACATGAATTGGACTCAGAGCTGAATGTTCCCGGATGCGGATCGATTCAAAGTCTGATGGATGGATTAAAAACGAGTTATTTGAAACCTTTGGTAAAATTTAACTCCTCGGATGATATAACGGACCACTGA
- the panB gene encoding 3-methyl-2-oxobutanoate hydroxymethyltransferase, translating to MRTTLSSLRKMYRQGEKITCLTAYDAGFAHWVAEAGVDMILVGDSLGMVVQGHATTLPVTLDEMVYHTRMVQRGNTSAWCIADLPFMEDVDLPSTLKAAGRLMKEGGANMVKLEGGRRIVDRVKAMADIGIPVCCHLGLLPQSVEKHGYKVQGRDEEGAAQILQEALDLQAAGADMLVLECVPAALAERITAELAIPVIGIGAGSATSGQVLVLHDILGITLGKPPSFSKNYLQDSASVQEALQAFVQEVKSGAFPAKCHQIA from the coding sequence ATGCGTACAACTCTTTCCAGTCTTAGAAAAATGTATCGTCAAGGCGAAAAAATTACCTGTCTGACGGCTTATGATGCCGGTTTTGCGCATTGGGTTGCCGAGGCCGGAGTTGATATGATTCTGGTAGGTGATTCTCTTGGCATGGTGGTGCAGGGGCATGCGACAACCTTGCCGGTAACGTTGGACGAAATGGTTTATCACACTCGAATGGTGCAGAGGGGGAATACTTCAGCGTGGTGTATTGCTGATCTGCCATTTATGGAAGATGTCGATTTGCCTTCGACCTTGAAAGCTGCCGGGCGCTTAATGAAAGAAGGTGGAGCCAATATGGTTAAGCTGGAAGGCGGGCGCCGCATTGTCGATCGTGTCAAGGCGATGGCTGATATCGGTATTCCGGTGTGTTGTCATCTTGGATTGTTACCGCAGTCTGTCGAAAAACACGGTTACAAAGTTCAGGGGCGTGATGAAGAAGGTGCTGCGCAGATTCTGCAAGAAGCGCTTGATTTGCAGGCTGCTGGGGCTGATATGCTGGTTTTGGAATGTGTTCCGGCTGCGTTAGCCGAACGTATTACGGCAGAATTGGCTATTCCGGTGATTGGTATCGGAGCCGGTTCTGCCACGTCCGGTCAGGTTCTTGTTCTGCACGATATTCTCGGAATCACGCTGGGCAAACCACCCAGTTTCAGTAAAAATTATCTTCAGGATTCTGCTTCCGTTCAGGAGGCGTTACAGGCTTTTGTTCAAGAGGTCAAAAGCGGCGCTTTTCCGGCCAAATGCCATCAAATCGCTTAA
- the panC gene encoding pantoate--beta-alanine ligase: MIICNSLAELDSALESRRRASESIGFVPTMGNLHQGHLSLVNLAREHCGFVVVSVFVNPMQFGPDEDYERYPRTFEADAQALEKQGADILFVPREEEVYPNGFQDQTRVCAPAFLTEVLEGQSRPGHFDGVTTIVMKLFQLVRPDVAVFGQKDFQQLKIIQRMVTDLNMPIEILPAQIAREHDGLALSSRNQYLNTAQRAVAPVLQRVLKSVEVALRAGERAFDPLCLEAEKRLLSAGFEEVDYLKICDPETLRPSQEADRRFVILAVARLGTTRLLDNICLEVS; the protein is encoded by the coding sequence ATGATTATTTGTAACAGTCTGGCAGAGTTGGACTCTGCTTTGGAATCGAGACGCCGTGCCAGCGAATCGATCGGGTTCGTTCCTACAATGGGAAATTTGCATCAGGGGCATTTGAGTTTGGTGAACCTTGCCAGAGAGCATTGCGGTTTTGTCGTTGTCAGTGTTTTTGTGAATCCGATGCAATTTGGGCCGGACGAAGATTATGAGCGCTATCCAAGAACTTTCGAGGCCGATGCTCAAGCACTGGAAAAGCAAGGAGCCGATATTCTGTTCGTTCCGCGAGAGGAAGAAGTTTACCCTAACGGTTTTCAGGATCAGACGCGAGTTTGCGCACCGGCCTTTTTGACGGAGGTGCTGGAAGGTCAGAGCCGCCCCGGTCATTTCGACGGTGTGACGACCATTGTGATGAAATTGTTTCAGTTGGTTCGTCCCGATGTCGCGGTTTTTGGCCAGAAGGATTTTCAGCAGTTGAAGATTATTCAGCGCATGGTCACCGACTTGAATATGCCGATTGAAATTTTGCCGGCGCAAATTGCCCGTGAGCATGACGGTTTGGCACTGAGTTCACGAAATCAGTATTTAAATACTGCTCAAAGAGCGGTGGCTCCAGTGCTTCAGAGGGTTTTGAAGAGTGTTGAAGTGGCGTTGCGTGCGGGAGAAAGAGCGTTTGATCCATTGTGCTTGGAAGCGGAGAAACGTTTGCTGAGTGCTGGATTCGAGGAAGTGGATTACCTGAAAATTTGCGATCCTGAGACCTTAAGGCCCTCTCAAGAGGCCGATCGCCGGTTTGTGATCTTAGCTGTTGCCCGTCTTGGAACAACGCGGTTATTGGATAATATCTGCTTGGAAGTTTCATAA
- the panD gene encoding aspartate 1-decarboxylase has protein sequence MQITLLKSKLHRVTTTHSEVDYEGSCAIDGHLLDVAGIREYEQIQIYNVNNGKRFTTYAIRAEDHSGIISVNGAAAHKASPQDLLIIATYVSMDEAEAEQFKPKLVYFNERNEITHTRNTIPTQMADIKAG, from the coding sequence ATGCAAATTACGCTATTAAAATCAAAACTTCACCGCGTGACCACCACGCATTCGGAAGTCGATTATGAAGGCTCCTGCGCGATTGACGGTCATCTTCTGGATGTTGCAGGAATCCGTGAATACGAACAAATTCAAATTTATAACGTCAATAACGGCAAACGCTTCACGACCTACGCCATTCGAGCGGAAGATCACAGCGGAATTATTTCCGTCAACGGTGCTGCCGCTCACAAAGCCAGCCCTCAGGATTTACTGATTATCGCGACCTATGTGAGCATGGATGAAGCCGAAGCGGAGCAGTTCAAACCAAAACTGGTGTATTTCAACGAACGCAATGAGATCACCCATACGCGCAATACGATCCCAACGCAAATGGCGGATATAAAAGCCGGTTGA
- the ppc gene encoding phosphoenolpyruvate carboxylase, with product MAVEQRDKQLRARVKLLGKVLGKVIESQVGKEIYDAVERLRKGYIQLQKEDNPQLRSELTAFIESLPADDLTQIIRAFNIYFSLVNLAEEEHQYHERQGQLRRDGPHWAGSVLNTIAEFKEQGLDAGQMQTLLNKLNYIPVFTAHPTESKRRSVMDNLRRIFLDIGALNDADNFNNQYAIETIHQQLESQVQVLWQTDEVRRQKPTVEDEIRNGIYYFRQSLFDAVPTVYRYVERALARHYPEDEIETPNFLTFGSWIGGDRDGNPFVTHDTTVHALLLQSRAVIYEYQKRVFDLSSKLTHSRYLCNISKDIINRATIVDADLIESVFRRRPERFRDEPYRRFLYLMRGRLQHNINYIEGRLNDENVEKHRFAYSSEAEFLRDLELIYTSLCGHGDENVANEELQDLIRLVKTFGFYLMRLDIRQESTVHSEAVADLLIHLDIDYTSLSENEKLALLAKHVASATIIDTQHLALKDMTKEVLEVFNVIREMRKEISPNAFNNYVISMTHDASHVMEVLFLAHQAGLAGYNAGEPYCDIRISPLFETIEDLEHIVPVTEALFENPTYKALLQASGNQQEIMLGYSDSAKDGGNLSSAWSLYQAQQQIMKLADEHQVDCRLFHGRGGTVGRGGGPTHNAILSQPTGTVRGSIKFTEQGEVLSYKYSNTETAMYELSLGVTGLMKASLGLVKPLQSDKDEYLETMKVLAKDGEYSFRELTDRTEGFFNFFYEATPVTEIGLLNIGSRPSHRKKGNLSKSSIRAIPWIFGWAQARLTFPAWQGTGYAINNWIEQHGDERLKEMYQNWPFFRALMSNIQMSLFKTDLTIGAEYSKLGQNQNEAQKIYTMIAEEHTRAVKRILEISGNEYLMAETPTIALSLKRRNPYLVPLNNIQIAILRRYKAVDATDEERDLWLGPLLNSINAIAAGMRNTG from the coding sequence ATGGCTGTTGAACAACGTGATAAACAACTGAGAGCACGTGTCAAATTATTGGGTAAAGTTCTGGGAAAAGTAATTGAATCCCAGGTCGGAAAAGAAATTTACGACGCTGTGGAACGCCTGAGAAAGGGCTACATTCAGTTACAGAAAGAGGACAACCCTCAACTCCGATCCGAACTGACCGCCTTCATTGAATCTCTACCGGCGGACGACCTCACCCAAATCATCCGCGCCTTCAACATCTATTTCAGTTTAGTCAACCTTGCCGAAGAAGAGCACCAATATCACGAAAGACAAGGCCAATTGCGCCGCGACGGGCCACACTGGGCAGGTTCGGTACTGAACACCATCGCCGAATTCAAAGAACAGGGGCTGGATGCAGGCCAGATGCAAACCCTGCTAAACAAGCTCAACTACATTCCGGTTTTCACCGCTCACCCGACCGAATCGAAACGCCGTTCGGTGATGGACAACCTGCGACGCATTTTCCTGGACATCGGCGCTCTCAACGATGCCGACAATTTCAATAACCAGTACGCCATCGAAACCATTCACCAGCAGCTGGAATCTCAGGTTCAAGTGCTGTGGCAAACCGATGAAGTCCGTCGTCAAAAACCGACCGTGGAAGACGAAATCCGTAATGGTATCTACTACTTCCGTCAATCGCTGTTCGACGCGGTCCCAACCGTATACCGCTATGTGGAACGCGCTTTGGCACGCCACTATCCGGAAGACGAGATCGAAACACCTAATTTCCTGACGTTCGGCTCCTGGATCGGCGGCGACCGAGACGGAAACCCGTTTGTCACCCACGATACCACCGTACACGCATTGCTGCTGCAAAGCCGCGCCGTCATTTACGAATATCAGAAACGCGTTTTCGATCTGAGTTCGAAACTGACCCATTCGCGTTATCTGTGCAATATCTCTAAGGATATTATCAACCGCGCAACGATTGTCGATGCCGACCTGATCGAATCGGTCTTCAGAAGACGCCCTGAACGTTTCAGAGACGAACCTTACCGTCGCTTCCTTTATCTGATGCGAGGCCGCCTGCAACACAACATTAACTATATCGAAGGACGCTTGAACGACGAAAATGTCGAAAAACACCGTTTCGCCTATTCGTCCGAAGCCGAATTCCTGCGTGATCTGGAGCTGATTTACACCTCCCTGTGCGGACATGGCGACGAAAATGTGGCCAACGAAGAACTTCAAGACCTGATCCGTCTGGTTAAAACTTTCGGTTTCTATCTGATGCGTCTGGACATCCGTCAGGAATCAACGGTTCACAGCGAAGCAGTTGCCGACCTGTTGATTCACCTTGACATCGATTACACCAGCCTCAGCGAAAACGAAAAGCTGGCATTGCTCGCCAAGCACGTTGCTTCAGCAACGATTATCGATACTCAGCATCTTGCCCTCAAGGACATGACCAAAGAAGTTCTGGAAGTCTTCAATGTCATTCGTGAAATGCGCAAGGAAATCAGTCCGAACGCCTTCAACAATTACGTAATCTCTATGACCCACGATGCCAGCCATGTGATGGAAGTTCTCTTCCTGGCGCACCAGGCCGGTTTAGCGGGCTACAATGCCGGTGAACCTTACTGCGATATCCGTATTTCGCCTTTGTTCGAAACCATCGAAGATTTGGAACATATCGTACCGGTAACCGAAGCACTGTTCGAAAACCCGACTTATAAAGCACTGTTGCAGGCCTCCGGCAACCAGCAGGAGATCATGCTGGGTTATTCCGACTCTGCAAAAGATGGCGGTAATCTGTCTTCTGCCTGGAGCTTGTACCAGGCTCAACAACAGATTATGAAACTGGCCGATGAACATCAGGTCGACTGCCGATTGTTCCATGGCCGAGGCGGTACTGTCGGTCGCGGCGGCGGCCCGACTCACAATGCGATTCTATCCCAGCCGACCGGCACCGTACGCGGCTCGATCAAGTTCACCGAGCAAGGCGAAGTGCTATCCTATAAATACAGCAATACCGAAACCGCAATGTATGAGCTGTCCCTTGGTGTCACCGGTCTGATGAAAGCCAGCCTTGGCCTGGTCAAACCGCTGCAAAGCGACAAGGATGAATATCTGGAAACCATGAAAGTTCTGGCCAAGGACGGAGAATACAGTTTCCGAGAACTAACAGACCGCACCGAAGGCTTCTTCAATTTCTTCTACGAAGCGACTCCGGTCACCGAAATCGGTCTTTTGAACATCGGTTCCAGACCTTCCCACCGTAAAAAAGGCAATCTGTCGAAATCTTCGATTCGAGCAATTCCGTGGATTTTCGGTTGGGCGCAGGCTCGCCTGACCTTCCCTGCCTGGCAAGGAACCGGTTATGCGATCAATAACTGGATCGAACAGCACGGCGACGAAAGACTTAAGGAAATGTACCAAAACTGGCCGTTTTTCCGCGCTCTAATGAGTAACATCCAGATGTCTCTGTTCAAAACCGATCTGACAATCGGTGCAGAATACAGCAAACTAGGGCAGAATCAGAACGAAGCGCAGAAAATCTACACCATGATTGCCGAGGAACATACCCGAGCGGTAAAACGTATTCTGGAAATCAGCGGCAACGAATATCTCATGGCGGAAACTCCGACAATTGCCTTGTCTCTGAAACGCCGAAACCCGTATCTGGTTCCTCTGAACAACATCCAAATCGCCATTCTGCGCCGTTATAAAGCGGTGGATGCAACCGATGAAGAACGCGATCTGTGGTTAGGGCCCTTGCTGAACAGCATCAATGCCATTGCCGCCGGAATGCGAAACACAGGATAA
- a CDS encoding putative zinc-binding metallopeptidase, with protein sequence MKRFFCQCDQEVFFNDLFCPNCGRDLCYDPDVQTMWSGEIALDGLFYTDTSTSSETISFKLCENRYQVVECNWALSRQAPDSSCQCISCRTTRTIPDQTVDRNRFRWQRLENAKRRLFHTLLELQLFTTVRFDEHNNLCFDFMEDQRSNPNVAIEHLLTGHNNGLITINAAEADEGFLHAMKEQMKERYRTLLGHFRHEIGHYFWDKLMHNESSRERFREVFGDERQNYEQALKYYYDSGKQHHWRGRYITPYAGSHPHEDWAETWAHYLHIVDTLETAVGYGLSVYEPKENDFDSWFDEWGRVAQVMNALNRSMGLAPPYPFKLSDIVAGKLRFIDERIESFNAELSFNPHSCNNFGNSIQTDPF encoded by the coding sequence ATGAAACGATTTTTTTGTCAATGCGATCAGGAAGTGTTCTTTAACGATCTTTTCTGCCCGAACTGCGGCCGTGACCTCTGTTACGACCCCGACGTCCAGACTATGTGGAGCGGAGAAATCGCACTAGACGGCTTATTCTATACCGACACAAGCACTTCCTCCGAAACCATCAGCTTTAAACTCTGTGAAAATCGTTATCAGGTGGTCGAATGCAATTGGGCACTGAGCAGACAGGCCCCCGACAGCAGCTGTCAATGCATCAGCTGCCGCACCACGCGTACAATTCCGGATCAGACGGTGGATCGCAACCGTTTTCGCTGGCAGAGACTGGAAAACGCCAAACGGCGTTTATTCCATACCCTGCTGGAATTGCAGCTTTTTACCACGGTCCGCTTCGACGAACATAACAATCTGTGTTTTGACTTTATGGAAGATCAGCGCTCCAATCCTAATGTTGCCATCGAGCATCTTCTGACTGGCCACAATAACGGCTTGATAACCATCAACGCCGCCGAAGCCGACGAGGGGTTTCTGCATGCGATGAAAGAACAGATGAAAGAGCGCTATCGCACGCTTCTTGGTCACTTCAGACACGAGATCGGCCACTACTTCTGGGATAAGCTGATGCATAACGAAAGCAGCCGGGAACGATTTCGCGAAGTATTCGGCGACGAGCGGCAGAATTACGAACAGGCGCTAAAATACTACTACGATTCCGGAAAACAGCACCATTGGCGCGGTCGCTACATCACGCCATACGCCGGAAGCCATCCGCATGAAGACTGGGCGGAAACCTGGGCACATTATCTGCACATCGTCGACACGCTTGAAACCGCCGTCGGCTACGGATTAAGCGTTTACGAGCCCAAAGAAAACGATTTTGACAGCTGGTTCGACGAATGGGGCCGCGTCGCCCAAGTGATGAATGCCCTGAATCGAAGCATGGGCCTGGCGCCACCCTACCCGTTTAAATTATCCGATATCGTTGCCGGAAAATTACGCTTTATTGATGAACGGATTGAAAGCTTTAACGCCGAATTAAGCTTCAACCCTCACAGTTGCAACAATTTCGGCAACAGTATTCAGACCGACCCTTTTTAA
- a CDS encoding alpha-E domain-containing protein gives MKMLLCDLDNPASLIASLWWARENTRTTRDILPREAWIHINELYLMVKAREGDFKTRSKRNELLKEIIRSCQAWSGMLAGTMSQNDTYRFIKLGMSIERADMTSRLLDVGGLFIAQETLPGEEHAFDSVLWAHLLKSSSAYFMYRQKFQTEISGQQVIDFLIQDEDFARALLFNIGIIERTALKLPHGENLNPQIEALKAALLQSKDYQVGSLDLHNYLDRIQIKLSALHSEFYHLWFNPKEVA, from the coding sequence ATGAAAATGCTTTTGTGCGACCTGGATAACCCCGCTTCCCTGATCGCTTCTCTCTGGTGGGCACGGGAAAATACCCGCACCACTCGCGACATCCTGCCGCGCGAAGCCTGGATTCATATTAACGAACTTTATCTAATGGTGAAGGCGCGCGAAGGGGACTTCAAAACCCGCAGCAAACGCAATGAACTCCTGAAAGAAATCATCCGTTCCTGCCAAGCCTGGTCCGGAATGCTTGCCGGCACCATGAGTCAGAACGACACCTACCGTTTCATCAAGCTCGGCATGAGCATCGAACGCGCCGACATGACCTCGAGACTGCTCGATGTCGGAGGCCTGTTCATCGCTCAGGAAACCCTTCCCGGCGAAGAACACGCCTTCGACAGCGTCCTCTGGGCGCACCTGTTAAAATCATCCAGCGCCTATTTCATGTACCGCCAGAAGTTCCAAACCGAAATCAGCGGCCAGCAGGTGATCGACTTTCTGATTCAGGACGAAGATTTTGCCCGGGCATTGCTTTTCAATATTGGCATAATTGAACGCACGGCGCTAAAATTACCGCACGGAGAAAACCTCAATCCGCAAATCGAGGCCCTAAAAGCTGCATTACTGCAAAGTAAAGACTACCAAGTCGGATCTCTGGACTTACACAACTATCTGGATCGAATTCAGATCAAACTCTCTGCACTGCATTCCGAGTTTTACCACCTGTGGTTTAATCCAAAGGAGGTTGCGTAA
- a CDS encoding alpha-E domain-containing protein, giving the protein MLSKVAERVYWLARYIERVENTARLARIHSQLMFDLPKSVKLNWYTLVQITSNEDYFDQFYDVKTEKKLHENAFVRPG; this is encoded by the coding sequence ATGTTGTCAAAAGTTGCCGAACGAGTTTACTGGTTAGCCCGTTATATTGAACGCGTCGAAAACACGGCGCGCCTCGCCCGCATTCACTCCCAGCTGATGTTCGACCTGCCGAAATCTGTCAAACTGAACTGGTATACCTTGGTGCAAATCACCAGTAACGAGGACTATTTCGACCAGTTCTACGATGTAAAAACCGAAAAAAAACTGCATGAAAATGCTTTTGTGCGACCTGGATAA